A window of Eubalaena glacialis isolate mEubGla1 chromosome 11, mEubGla1.1.hap2.+ XY, whole genome shotgun sequence genomic DNA:
CTCTAAAATATGTTATGTAATTAACAAATTATGGTGGACAAGCCAAATGATTTCAAGAGATTTATGCTCAATTCTTTCCTTCGCCCTTGAACTGCTGAAGTTCAAAACAGTTTTGAACtagaatggaatagaataggaATAGAACCTGGGTCTGCTGAACTCTTGCTGCCTGTTAATACCCAGATGCTTTAATTAAAAGGCCAGTCCTCTGTGATCTATGTGCACTTAACTGTGTTATGTAACATCAACCCCTGGTCTACTGTCGTTTCTAATAAATATCTTATAGGGAGTAAAAATTATTCCACCAATGCATAATAACCCTGTATAATGAAGTTTTGTATGTCTTGCATGgtatgaaaatactttttttccagCGAATTAATGTTTGATTCAGTCACACCTGCTTAGATCTAAGTCTGTCAGAAAAATCTTCTTATTAATGCTAATGGAAACTGGCTTTGTGTCTGTAAACGTCAGCCAAAGCATAATGTGTTGCAGCCTACAACAGTCAATACTCATAGAAGTACTGAGGTTAAGACCTTCTGTCTGCCTTCATCTTTCCATGTGTTATTTTGATTGCCCTAATTTAGTGTAGTATTGATCTCACAAGATTTCCTGATCATTATGGCCATATATTGGGGAGAGGGGAGTTGGAGTGATGATTATTTCTACCTTCCTCTCTTACCCCCTGAATTTAGAACTATTTGAGAAGTAGATTCAGGGGTCATTCAGGTGATGGACATAACAGCCTTGTTGTAAAGTGGATTGGAAAATGTGGTTGAATTCACCTTTGGGCTTCCTCTCCCCAGGTTCTAGACCTTGGGTTAACCTGCCTGAGGGAGAGTTTGAGTGTTTAGAGTGACTAGCATACTCAGAATTTCTGCCTTACCCTCTGTGATCCCCAGTTGTGTGAGCAGACAGAGAAGAAATACATAACTGGGtacttaaaaaattgaaatataatttaaatacagtaaaatttatcatttccAATGTGTAGTtggatgagttttgacatatatatagaatcacgtaaccaccatcacaatcaagatgTATAGCCTTTCTATCACCCCaggaggttccctctatgcctttgCAGTCAATCTCCCCTCCTTTCTGCTCTTACCTCCAGACCCTGGCAATCCTGATCAGATTTCTGCCCTGACAGTTTTGCttctagaatgttatataaatggaattgtacagcACGTAGCCTCCATGTTGTTGCATCTATCAGTATcactgagttgtattccattgcatggatgtatCACTGTTTATCTGTTTGCCAGTtgctgggcatttgggttgtttcaagtttttggttattatgaataaagctgctgtaaacatttgtcTACAGGTGTTTTGTggacttatgttttcatttttcttgagtaaattCCCAACAGTGtgactgttggatcatatggtatttgtttaacTGTGTAAGAAATGGTGTACTGCTTTTTAAAGCATTAATGCTACCCAGTGGAGGAACAAGAACCAATGTATGTTATACTCCAAACACTCACAAGGCAGGTAAATTTTTCACTTGGGGATGAGTaagtgaggggtggggagagagaatagAAGTATGAGTTTATTGTAGTGCTTTCAACCCTGGATGAACATTAGGATCTCAGAGGAAGCTTTTATAAAGTCTGATGCAAGTTCTCCACTCCACCCCTTCAGAATGAATAGGTTTTTGGTGAaacctatatttttttaaagagcccCAGCTAATTCTAATATGTAGCaaggattgagaaccactgctatagTGGAAGTTCCCTCGTGGAAACATGATTCCTGTGAAATGGACGTGGCCTCTTAATAACCAAGAGGCCATTTCCttgatgaaaaaaaatcagtaatgtgATAAAATTAGTGGTAACTTTCATGTATTACATGAAATGATATGAAACTATAACATTTGGGGctctaaatacattttaaaattgtaacatcttgcatgaattaaaaaaatgtattcaagtAAGAGAActataattttgaattatttagaCCACTTTAAAATCTAATTCAAAATGTTTTGTGTTCTCATATAAAAGTCTCAGCTCTACTACTCCTTTTCAATATTAAATGTATAAAGAGACTTGTAATGATATTTTTGTTTAACTCTGCTGAGTCTCCCAAGGACATTACCTCTCTTGATTGGTTGAACACATCCCGTTAGGATAAAGATGATTCTGTTTTAAATGGCACAATTTCCTTGAGAAATTCTAAGCCACTTGTAGACCATGATTTACAAAACAAACCATTGTTTAGTACTTTTGATCTGCTTTGATTTGAAATGAATgccttttaaagcagctttatatATTACTGGGCCCATTTGAAAAACTTCTTACTCTGTGTCATGTTCTTTGGGCTTAGTTCTTAGTTCAGAATGTCAATGTCACTCTAAAAAGTGCTTATTGATTGTCAAAGTAAAGTGTTAATGATTCAGGAAAATATCTCTACTTTTCACAGATGGCTTTCTAGTTATATTTAGAAGTAAAATAATACAGACAGGCTACTTTAGGGTGATAATTTCCtgaagcaaaatgaaataaattgacagataataaagaaatgaagagtcTCGCTGGGCGTAGGAAACTCCGAATTGGCTGGTCTGGAAAGTTGAAATCCAAGGACAAATTAATAGATCGCATGTTTTGAAGTATCTTTCTATGGAGCATTTATAATGTAAACTGAGGATTACTTAATGATTGTTTTGAATTGCCAAGGCTACAGAGAAGggcaaaaggagaggaaagaagaaaggaatgttCTTTATCATGGGTACCATAGTAGCACACTGattaagaaagaaattaactATACAAACATTATTATAGCAACATCAATGGAactttaaataaaagagaaaaattcactCACATTCCTGCTACCCCAGAATCAATCTGTTCTCATTTGTTTTAAGGATTCTTTTGTTCTATTAATTAGGTGGAACATTGTTTATTCACCATTTCCAAACTTATAAGGCAGACAGcccaggtttgttttgttttgttttgttttagtattgTAATATTGCCAATCTTTATGTAAGTTTAGGAAAAACTTTTGcattattttcttagaataagTCCATGGAAATAAGATTTCTGAATCAAAGGACATTAACATTTTAATAGTTCTTTACTATGTtaattattctttcaaaaatcGTTATCATACCTTTTTAGTCTATGCAGGTACAAGTGCACTACCTCATCTGGGTATTCTAATTTGAAATCACATTGGTATAAAGTGGTGCCTTGTTATTTCAATgattatttctttgattattaggTGGATTGAACATTCCCCCGTATTGTGTCTACtaattataatttctatttttggaTGCAAACTCTTTGATTATGCCATATATTCATTTGTGTCCAGGGAGCCTTAATAGAGTTCTTATGAAATTTTCACAAGTGCATTTTAACGTAGGTATTAACCCTTTGCTTATTTAAttactataaatattattttgtcccttgtgtttctttccatttaaaaaaaatttttagcacaaattttgaatttttaatgataaaatgatTGGTCCTGTCATTTGTAGTTTCTTCTACTGCTTCAAAACTTAGAAAATTATGTCAAACTTAATGTCAACCTCATGTGGCTGTAGTGCATGGAGGGGAACTTAATGGTAGTGGGAGTTGAGTAAAGAAATCAAGACAGAGAGAGCTAAGGTTATacaatagttgtttttttttttaatttttattgaagtatagttgaattacaacattgtgttagtttctgctgtatagcaaggtgaatcagttatacataaacatatatccacttttaaatttttaaattaatttttgaattacagttaacctttattattctttaaaaatgaactttcCACAATATTAATAAATCTCACTTTTAGCTCTGCTTTGAAGTATTGATACCAGTGAAGtaacctttttcttctttgaatcttttcttgtaaaattatagttttctctttttctaaaatagGAAGTTCCTTCCAGTTCTTAATAAAGATAAAGGGAGCATTCATGGACTTGAGTAACTGCAGAGGAGCATTATGGTAAACAGATGAATTTCCACAGCTGCCAGCTGTCATTACGTCTTCTACCATGGGAACGGAGCCATAGGAGCAAGCCTTATATATTCTGTAACATTCTGTGTTTACTCCTGCTGGGCACAATGTGAGATCACTCTGAAGCAAAGCATCTTGATAATTCTTAAGGCTTTCATTTGTTTCTTGAGGCTGCCACTGTTCTGTTGCTGAAACCCAACAAAGCTTATCATTCCCATCTTGTTTCAAAATGTTCATTAGTGCTTGTCTGGATGAATTTTCATAAATGGTTCCTACGATATTACACAAGTATGGCCTTTCATATGCAGCATTGACCAATTCGCCTCCACCACAGGAAAATTCCTGTATGTTGCTACTCCTAAAGGCCATTGAAAAACATCCATTTTATTAATCCAGGGGCTGTCATATATTATGAAAAGCAGTTCCACAGAGCCTCCATTTCTTTTGAGAagttggtttatccattcattattaCAATGTTCATTTGCAACCAAAACAACAAGATGCTGGAGTTTTTGAGTTTGCACTAAATTTTGTGGATAAAGTAACCACTGGGTGGCAAAAAAgacctttgctttttctcttccatttagaACGAGTACCACATTATTCTCATCAACAGAGAAGTACCCGGGGACCACAGCTGGACCAGTGATGAAGCTGTAATGTGTTCTTCCAACAACTAAATTTCCTTCTCTCCGCTGAGCAGTCACATCAGTGGGCTCAAGTAAACCTTCAAAAATATGCTCCCAAATACAAACCAATGGCAGCTTTGCCCCAGATTTGTACATggaagtcttttttctcttttgtggacTTATTAATATCTGAAGTCTgtgtttttgctcatttttttcatcttcttccCAAGGATTCCATTCTTCACTTCTCAAAGTAGATTGTTTTTTCCAGAAGGTTCCCAATTATTTCCTTCTCATCCAGAACCATTCAATGATGAATAATAAGTAGAGGGCACATTCCTTATCACTGAACTTGCACATAGGTAAAGAAGGCTGGAAAAGATGCTCTGTGTTTTAAGAAGCCTCCTACGAACACCTTCCCATGTGCACATGCCATTGCTCatctcatcatcattatcacctcAGTGCCCTTCCTGTGGCTTTGATGCTGGGCCATTATCTTCAGGGCCAAGAAGTGCAGGTTACTTGGATTTGCCTTTATATAACTATTTGTGATTGAACCTTCCTTCAGTTTTCATCTGGGGTTCAGCTGATTGAGGCTGGGATTGGCTGGGCTTGGTTTTAGTCTATGGCTTGGGTCCAAGTCTGCTCCGTATTCTGTCATCTGCTATGGTCCAGCAGTtattggagtgaaggttctgagccccatgtcaggcttcccaacctgggggtctggcaacgggaggaggaattcccagagaatcagactttgaaggctagcgggatttgattgaaggacttcaacaggactgctaatgttggagggtctcctgcagaggtggggggtggctgtggctcaccgcggggacaaggacactggcagcagaagttctgggaagtactcctttatgggagccctcccggagtccgcCATTACATccactttttaagattcttttcccatataggtcactacagagaattgagtagagttccctgtgctatacagtaggtccttattagttatctaataGTTGTATTGTTaaatggagtgtgtgtgtgtgagaaacgTTTTCCCAGAGAGGAATTATACTGTCCTTCCTGAGAAGTATTAATACTGTTGGCATGGCTGGTACCCATGATGCCCAACTGTGCAATAAGAATGAAGAAGGGAGCGTGGCACTTTCTGAGAAATCTAGCTTCATGGAGGTAGCCAACTAGTTTATTCACATTCagaataattttgttttgttttggttgcttGAGATGAATGGTTGTAAATAGAAGTCTAACTAATGCATAGctttggaaaagaatgaaatctcacAATGGTGCAACTGTTGCTAAATAACTTCCTGCGTGTCCCCAAAGTGGCCAGTTTCAGAAGGATTGGGGAGATCTCATCTTGCAACATGTTATAACAAAGAAGGAGGGGTTAAGAAATCACACCTTCTCATTGCTAGATGCCTGTACTTACAATAACCAGAGATTTTCTGGGATATCCTTAATTcagatattcttttttgttgatcTAAGGTGCATCCTACTTGTCTGATCACAGGTCCCAACTTCTGTTCAAAAAGCAGAGTCACCATAGGAATTCGGCAGCAGATCCTGAGCTGTTCTCACCCCCACTCCTCTCTTCTAACccattttgcttattttcattaacagaacagaacaaaacacTTTGATGTGCCAATTCTCAGTCTCAGAAACTCTAAtggttcttttttatacattGCAACAAACCCAAACTTCTTTTGCCATCTTTAAAGACTCTGCCCTACTTAGGTAACTTTCTTATTCCTGCTTCCTGGACACTCATCTTTTGCTCTAGTCAAGTACCTCTGGTCTCTTTTCCTTGTAGTTGCCCTGTTCATTCCCACCTGTTATCCCATTGCTTTCCTTCTGTCAATCTGTTCCGGCTGCTAGAACAGAATAcgatagactgggtggcttattgacaacagaaatttatttctcacagttccggaggctgggaagtccaagatcaaggcagatttggtgtctggggaGAGCTTGCTTCCTGATTCATagatgtcctcacatggtggaaaggcaAGGGGGCTCTTTGGGGTcactttataagggcactaatcccattcttgagggctccaccctcatggcctaatcacctcccaaaggcctcacctccagaTGTCATcatattggggattaggtttcaacatacgaattttgggggaacacaaacattcagtctatagcacttTCTTTGCATAATGCTTTCCTCCTGGAAtgctttccctcctttcctcgcTTAAAACTAGACTCACTTGTCAAGCCCTAAATCAAGTCTGACGTTAAACGAAACAAAGCACAGTATAGAGCTTACCCTTCCAGGGAAGTTTAGGTGCCATTGCATAGGTAAGTCTCTGGGCAGAATCTCATCCATCAAAGACTGCTCTAGCCTTTCTGAGATGGATTGGTGGTTCTCTTTTATGTGTCTACAGTTTTTTGTTGAGCAAGTGCACATCTGTTGGGCagtattcagatttttaaaggatCCTAGATAGGCCCCAACCCCCAAATGTGATCAGTATATTGGATGTACTGGCTTTGGGTGCTCTGCCAGGAGGAAACAACTTTATTCTTTCTTACCACTGCCTTCAAATAAAACCTTTAAATAAACTCCATTCCAAGCTCCTGGATGGTggctcaggtttttgtttttctggatgtGGGGGATTAGAGCAGTTTCAGTTATTAAAAATTCTAGCCCAATCAAGACTTCAATCGCATGTCTATTAAAATATTCTCCTTCCATGTCCTCCCAGAGTCTTGAAGTGGGAAGGGGGGGAGGCAAtgtctgccttttctttcttcctctttcttcctcttgcaTCTACTTGCTAGATGCTCCAGGGTTAGGTAGCGAGGAGGGGCTAGAAGTTGagggactttttaaaataaacctagTTGGTGTTAGTCTGCAAAAACCCTCTGCATAGTCGACATCCAAATACTGACCATTTATCAAATAGGGTGCTTTTGTTGGTTCTTTGGGGACACCCTGTTGGAGACCTCTGAGGTTGAAACATTTCCTGACGTGGGAGAGGTAGTCTCTTGCTGCCCTCTTGTGTCATGCCCTCAACCCGACTCCAGCAGTTCACACTGTGTAACCTTTCTGCTGAGGCAATCTGGACCCTGGTGGGCAGTGTTCTTAGATGGGGTACTTTTAAGGAGGCTCTA
This region includes:
- the LOC133101198 gene encoding LOW QUALITY PROTEIN: ribitol-5-phosphate xylosyltransferase 1-like (The sequence of the model RefSeq protein was modified relative to this genomic sequence to represent the inferred CDS: inserted 4 bases in 3 codons); protein product: QSTLRSEEWNPWEEDEKNEQKHRLQXINKSTKEKKDFHVQIWGKAAIGLYXWEHIFEGLLEPTDVTAQRREGNLVVGRTHYSFITGPAVVPGYFSVDENNVVLVLNGREKAKVFFATQWLLYPQNLVQTQKLQHLVVLVANEHCNNEWINQLLKRNGGSVELLFIIYDSPWINKMDVFQWPLGVATYRNFPVVEANWSMLHXERPYLCNIVGTIYENSSRQALMNILKQDGNDKLCWVSATEQWQPQETNESLKNYQDALLQSDLTLCPAGVNTECYRIYKACSYGSVPMVEDVMTAGSCGNSSVYHNAPLQLLKSMNAPFIFIKNWKELPILEKEKTIILQEKIQRRKRLLHWYQYFKAELKVRFINIVESSFLKNNKG